The Brassica rapa cultivar Chiifu-401-42 chromosome A10, CAAS_Brap_v3.01, whole genome shotgun sequence genome segment gtctggacttccaggaagtcgtctggacttccaagaagtcctggaagtcatctggcgaagtctccctttcataatagatatgagcgttttggtaagttcttatgtctgatttttcttcatttggtaacttcttgttgtataaagttcttattttttcccaaactaaaactctccaaacccactataatctctttgacttgaaaacaccaaattttatatgaatttttcagttttgtctcatgcctttcttactaatctatcttttttgcaggtttttaattagatggtactcatctttcACTAATtaaaaggtagatctattatttttagatatgtatttttgtgtgttctgtaaaggtagatttatctaatcttccactcattttttctgtttttaagccatttgaacgtttttggatatgcaggtttttcagatctggatttaatatgcaggtttttcagatctggaagacttctgggacgatttacctgttagtcgtctggaagtcgtctggacttcttggaagtcttctgacaaagtcgtctggacttcctggaagtcgtctggacttcctaaaagtcgtctggacttcctgtaaagtcgtctggaagtcgtctgaacttcctaaaagtcttctgacaaagccGTCTGAACtttctggaagtcgtctggacttcttaaaagtcgtctggacttcctggaagtcttctgacaaagttttcttccatatcaagtggagtccaagcttgtctttttagaggaatgatctataatagttttgtttgtggtctgttttgtgaattgcatgtctactcttttagttgtgaattttttgtaaaatcagtaataatgttttccaagatgtattaaatgtgctaacaatgtgtttacacatttacaaatcaatgaaataatagacttcggtagcatttttcttatctttggatctctcatatgcaataataaactccaatggcctttgtctcatcttaataaacaagaatgttggtagcttcatattgatacaacattttaagaagcattttaacccttcttccaactcataacaatagtcatcattattatctataacaataatacttaagagatggaaacaaacaatagtaactagtcaaagcatatcatattttttataagtttgcgttgaaaaacttagtaaaatttagtaaaactaagggagagaacatattttgtaaatatgagttttacatatcttgaagttacttatcactcttaaaaatacaagttattcaaaaactaacgtagaagtcttaaaaactagcggagaaaacgcggacgacttcaatctaagttgtctagacgacgaaactatacgtcgtctggtcaacgcagaggttatttttgcaattgactttgaaatctgttatttcggacgactgaaagttaagtcgtttactattgtttggttaaaaaaaactccaaaaaagctagacgacttacatttcagtcgtcagaggttagttttgcatttgactggattatttcagaagtttgactttttggacgacttacatttcagtcgtctagtgaaaattaaaataataatagttttttaaaagtagacgacttacagttaagtcgtcataggttagttttgcaattgaaaaaaaaacttcaagatttaattatatacagacgacttataattcagtcgtccacgagacgactgaaatgtaagtcgtccaggatttaccaggtttgaccagaatctcggaaacaaatcctggacgacttacaataaagtcgtctggtggacgactgaattataagtcgtctgtgtataattaaatcttgaagtttttttttcaattgcaaaactaacctatgacgacttaactgtaagtcgtctacttttaaaaaaaatattattattttaattttcgccagacgactgaaatgtaagtcgtctggggaagtcaaacttctgtaattatccagtcaaatgcaaaactaacctatgacaactgaaatgtaagtcgtctaggttctttggaattttttttgaaaccaaacaatagtagacgacttaactttcagtcgtctcaggtaacagatttcaaagtcaattgcaaaaataacctctgcgttgaccagacgacttccaggtaagtcatctacagccagacgacttccaggtaagtcgtctacagccagacgacttcccaagtaagtcgtctgacgaacagatctggaaaaaaaactcgatgtcataccttaaattggtgagataagttccttagcatacataaggcttctccaagcacacagaatcacaaacgaaagtcacccacccagaattgttagcttctatgactctatgaaccataaaaaatttagaatcaaaatcttgggtttttttagctcattgtggagagaaagtgagagatatgttgtgtttagttcacaagaatggaaaaagaagaagggtaaatcgattttgggagcattaagagcttcaaattggttgttcatggtggttgtggtattgatgacaatggcaatcttgtaattacttgaagatgatgagggtgagagagtaaaaatgtcattttcgaaaaaaaaaaaaaaattgatggcattttcgtaaattatatgaacttgtggggtgaatagggcaaaaccaattttcaaaaaaaaaaaaggttacttttgtgtttgactttaagttgtaggtcaattttgcaaaaactctttttttttggtataaaattaTATCACTCTTGAAGTTGAGATTCCTCCGTTTCATGTATTTACAATCTGTGTTGAAGGAAATGTAAGTTTGAATTGATGaataaatatcaattaattCTCATTTACCATTTATTTAAGAaggtaaaaacaaaacaaaataaaaagcaaTCTAACTGCATGCGATCGAGACAAAACCTCACGCCTCTCTCGATTTTCTCGTATCATTACACAATTATTACATTTGATACTAGAGATTTtaccgggctacgcccggattttttctatatatatattaattgaatttAATTTGTTTATGAATCTGTATTTCTTTTTGACTATACTTATATGTTCCAGCTCTGATATTTTGTTTAGTTCCAATCATTCGGTAAATATTGTCTTCTATTGTATTTCCATACTAATTATGTGTTGTTTAATTTGATACATATGGTTTTTCTACAACTGCCAATAACATCAATAATAGGATtgaagtaaaatattattcgtATTAAGTTGAGTTGTTAAATTTTCTAcattgtttataaaattaattagtatGGATCATTCATATAAGGTGCCAATgataaatatcatttaaaaccTAAAACTGGTTTTGGATATgaatttatcttatatattaaaagagaagtcacaacattgattcatgtgtgatttttttttaagaatggaCCTAATAGACATATTCatagaaagtcatgttacatttaatatctaatcttatcatttaaattttgggtctaccataaatttttattgtgctatcaataattggatttaaacaatagatgatcctttggatttatagataaataaattaagttgatataatttaatgttgtaatactatacttctatatgctaaatatttaaatatttatcgatgttaacttttaaaattataatttttttttttaaataacaaaaataaaattatctaacaatgattaatttttactacttcaaccaattcaaattttttgtaaactatattgtttattttaaaaattaaacaaaaactaaatgtttaattagtttaattttttaaaaactttctaaatttgtgaaatgttataatatatttgaatatgacaataaaataaaattttactaatctttatatatatagttacgattttaataatctttatatatatagttacgattttaataatgaaataaaactCTTTTATATGGTAGTGATATACcttctattaattatttttggttttgttaatTAAGCATCTTTACATAGAATTAATCTATAAATcaagtgaatttttttttaaaaaatattttttatttgttagtctatttactttttgtttttaaaatgggTTTGGAAACTGGGAAAGTTGGAGATTATTCTGCGGAAAATTTTCAAGTACATCATTCTCTCAATTATTGTTATAATTTATGAAGTAAGAAATTTGCTAAAACAATAGTTTATCATGCTATAAAAGCTTGGACCGATTTAGCTAAGAACCAAACTCTATGGAGGCATTTTGATTAGGAAATATTGTGTGGAATAAACTATGAAGCGTAAGGATTATAACATTAAGCATAAAAACAAATTTGGGACCTGGCTTTTGGAACTGCAGCCTTTAAAATAAAGTGGACACGTCTAGAGTAAGATCTGTGAAAGCACGTGAATGATTCGAAATTGGAGTTATTTCACGGAATAGAACTTGTAGATATTAAGCTTGTAATGGTACCTCGCAATTCAAATGGCATATTATATTTGCTAAGTGCTGCTCTCCAATGCAAAAATGGACGGAAATGTTGGACCCTTATCCCCTGTCATCCAATAAAAGTAATGTCACCATCACATTTATGGAACATATATAAGAGAAATACCAACATCATACAAACCACGATGTGCCAGCTGAAAGATTAAAACCATTTAATCTTAGTAATGAAGTTtgtgcacacaaaaaaaagtaacatatataaattaggGGATTATGTGGAAGTAACTTCTCAATGATTAAATTTACCTTTTTGAGGTGGAGGAGCAAATACGTCCTATAAATCCATCATTGAAAAAGAAGCAAAGGGAGAAGTTGATGAAAATGTTTCGATGGTGGCTCTTGAAGCATTATTCTCGTGAATAGATAGTAAGTCTCCATCCAATAAGATGTTTTGCGCAGCAGTAAGTGTTCCCATTCTCAAAGAATCCAAAAGAATATCTGCACCAGCTTCTGATGGTGCATGGTACCTGAAACTGATAGAGGTGGTAATAAGGTGAGAGCTCTAGAtttaaataatacaatatatgcAGCTTCACAACCAAACAACCTAAGCTCTCTGAAAACATAACTATTTCTACTTATCATGACTACATAAAATTTAACGGCTTTCTTTAGGTCATAGTTATGGTGATACTGCGTCTGAAGTAAACATCTTGAAGAAACATGACCAATCATAATTCTCTAGCTGAAAAACATAAGTTTGGCATACTCATAGATGAGAGCAGTCCAGAAACAAACGTCCTTCACTGCTATCTCATCGAAACAGTTTTTGGCGCTCTCCATATGACTGCTACATGGGaatctttctccttgttgctatTTAACCACTCCTGTGACGCTCAGATTCCTCATACAAAGCTGTAACAACCAGAAAACATAAActgataaacaaaacaaaaaaactcatACAAAGCTTTAACTTACCTAAACTACAAATTCCTCCATATGTTTCCCAACACAATGGATCATATGACAATGCCATCCTAAACTATTGCATCGAACTGTTCTTCCTCTTATCATATCTTGTAGTATGTAACCTAGAATACGACACATATCATAAGGTAATACTGTAAGCCTCTATTGAgagttacaaaaataaaaattaaaaatcaatacTACAGTACAATATATAAAAGTTGTTCCACGGGCTAGCAAAAGACACAACAAATTAATAACATTAACTGAAGATGATGAAAGCAAAACTCTAATTAGCTATATCACATACCTGTATTCAGTTGAAACTTCAGAGTATAGCCAGTCCCTGCAATTACAGTCAGATGCTACCATCGTCTAAACAAATGTTTGTAGTTTTTTTGGTTCATGTGTATTTAGCTTACTTGGAGATATCATGAAGATGATCATCAACAGATGTGATATTCTCATTTCTTAGATGAGATGTAATCTGAAAAACTACATTGGTTGTTGGTTCTTCCAAGAGTAGTTTGCTGCCTCCATCTGTTCCACCCACATTTTAACCTTGATTTAACATATGTTTTGTGGTTTATTAACTGCAGCAAAAGAAAATTGCATCAGGCAAACTCATTTCCCCAAGTGTCAATCATGAGCATTATGAATTAATCAAACGAATCGTTTAGAACCCTAAACTCAGAGAATCAATAAGAAGAAATCAGAACCGAATAGAGATCGCCTCTGCGCCCAAAATTAGCTTCAAACTCTTTGAATAAGTGGAATCAGAATCCATCTGCGTCAATGAACATACGGGTGTATTCCAACTCGGGAAGGTCAGAGATGTGAGTCAAACAAATGGTTCGAGAGTGATCAGCAAATCAGTAGATTTCTTTGGTTAATGAGACTCTAGATTTATTTTTCTAGGTGGATTTTGCAGTTCTGGAAGCCACTGCGTGATTTGCTTCGATATGGTGAAAAGGGAAGGGAATTGCAACGGTTCCAAGGACCACGTCTGTTGCGGTGAAGAAGGGCTTTTATGAGttatggagagagagagagagaggtggaaGAAGATAAACAGTTGAAGAGTTGAGTTGTGAATAacatctttcttcttcagatgagaaaaaaaaagtgaatccCATAAATCGGCACAAAGAATGAAAGGAGTAATAAAAGTTTAGTTTCTAACGTGGGCTTCTTAGTAGgctggacaaaaaaaaatagaaagcaAATGGATATTACAATAGCCCGATTTATTCAGTGGCAGAAAAGTGACTTGGCATGTTAGTGATTTTCAATTGGTCGATTTTATTTGGTGACGTGGACACCCTCACCATTCAGAATATTgtgcttttagtattgtgataCCTATTTTTTTAATCCTAAAGCGCTAATCCCAAAACATGACTATTTTTTTACGCAGCATGAGGATTTGCCACGTCAGTTAGTCCGGTGACCGTCGGATAAGAGAGATACGAGAACGTCGGCGAAAGCTctgataatgaacttatgtgtATCTTCTGCATTCAATGAGAGGTAGCTAAGTAACAGCTCGTGCAAGAACTCGTAACGGCGAGCATCTCCTGCGTCTGTAACGGCGTCAAGCATCTCTTGCATTGATCGGCGGAAGTCGTTGTAAGGATCAGGAGATTGCACGCATTGTTTCACGGCGGCTCCCCCGGTTAGAAGCCTAGTAGCAGCAGTAGTAGTGGTGGAAGTTTTGTATTCAAACCGGGGACGGAGATCCGGAGAATCGGTGATTGAGTTGGAACGGCCaggggaagagaagaagaagcgaCGTGTGGCAAGAACGGCGGTTAAGTCCGGAGGGGGAGAGTCTTCAGGGGCAAAACCGTAATTATGAGACTCAtacaaggaggaggaggaggaagagttACCGGTGGTTGAGGtggaggtggaggtggaggCAGTGAATGTCGTGGCGGTTGTAATGGAGGAAGGTGGAATGACTTCAATAATAGGCTTAGATATGCCGCGGCCGGTGGCTGTGGAATCGTCGTAAAGGTGGTTGAAGTTGTTGATGAGAAGAATGGATGGCCGGTTCGGTTCTTGGGAGGAGGTGGCGGCCTCGGAGGAGGGCTTGATGAGATTTGTTGGAAAACAAAGATGGAAGTCTTTCCACATGGTTCTTggcattgtgtttttttttcttacagagAGACTGATAAAATGTATTGAGCAAGTGACTTTAGCTAGTTGGCTTAGTTTGTTTGATAGTATGTATCGTGTACCATCTTCTATTcacttatttatatatcttcTATGTAAATGGTTCTATTTACACCATGCATCGTTCTTTCCTGGAATTTTGAACTTTCTATTATGCCTTGTTATTTTAGGATGAAATATAAGTTTGCAGAATTGTATAATAGTTAGATATAGTCAAATCTAGTAAACTATAAAtcattttgaaaactaaaatattacaTTTGTTAAAATGCTTTTAGAGTTGCCAGTTTTCAATAAATTATACAAAACATCTGTCAATTACTACTATCATAGGCGAAGATGATAACACATAGTGCTAACTTTAGCATATTAGTTTTCTTACATCAACATTTGGCatagtaaattataaaattcatattataATAGTTGTTGTTGGcaaaaaatagttatattgatttgtattaaagatttaataaaataaaactataaatggTAACATTACAATTTTCAgtctaaaaaataattagaaatctcagtaatatttttgtttatttgtctaGAATTTTATGAAAAAGGTTGATCTGAGTGGTGCTCAAAAGCTTACCTGTAAAACTAACAGACGACAAAACTATTTGATATTCTTGTTTGTTTTCCATTTAATAGACAAAGGAAATTAGATACAGACTGaagatattaataaaaaacttagGTTTATCTTCTAGAGTGAACTTTTAAATTTACCTCACTTCTAAGAACCAATCATATTGtcatataaattaatagataaaaataattaaataatttttaaaaaatcaaaataattaaaaataataataataatgccaATTTTAACGATGTTAAAAACGccaactaaaccctaaatccaaaccctataccctaaatccaaaccgaaaccctaaacccaaaccctataccctaaatccaaaccgtaaccttaaaccctaaactctaaacaatTAAATCCGAACTCTATACCCTTAAAcccaaacctaaaccctaaattcaaaccctataccctaaatataaaccctatacattaaaacctaaaccctaaactcaaaatTCTATACCCTAAAAcccaaacctaaaccctaaactcaaatcctaTACTCTAAATCCAAACCCTATACCTTAAaacctaatccctaaacccaaactataTACCCTAAATTGAAACTCTagatcctaaattctaaaccctagatcttaaatcataaacccaaacCTTAAATCTTGAATTTAAACCATAAACCATAAATCCAAACCCTATATCCTAAACTcaaatcctagaccctaaatctaaattttaaatcctaaacccaaatgcAAAACCTAAATATTTGGATTAATATTGATATTGTTCTTTTAGAATTTAAGGTTTGGATTTAGAATCTACAATTTAAGTTCATGATTTAGGGTATAGaattgggtttagggtttaaggttgaATTTAAGGTCTaatgtttgggtttaggatttaagatctagggtttatagtttagggtatagggtttgggtttaaggtATAGAGTTTGGATCTAGGGTTTAGGTTATAAGGTATAGGGTTTGGATTTAGAgtatagggtttaggtttagggtttatgtttgtGTTTTAGGGTATtgaatttgggtttagggtttaggttttagggtatatggtttggatttagggtataggttcgggtttagggtttaggtttgggttttagggtatagagttCGGGTTTagttttaggatttagggttacggtttggatttagggtttagttggCGTTTTTAACGTCGTTAAAATTGgtgttatcttatatattaaaagataagtcacaaccttgattcatgtgtaatttttttaaaaatgaacctaatggacctattcatataaattcatactacattttaattcagactaataataaatagaatttttaaaatattttaatcataatatcttttgatatcttttcattttaaatataaactaaattttgacccgtgcaatcgcacgggtgtttgttttcacttgtttatacataaattattgttttagaacataagtggtatatatttttaatgttaatcatatacgtaaatatttatataactatttcaaatacaataattttataatttacatgttataattaattaattgtttaaaccttatgtatttgccacttcttattatatatttatcttattgtatttgcatttagttattaagcaaattaatataggggattcatgaaaaaataaatttaaaaaatattttgtatttaatttatgctaaattctgacccatATTTCAAAACtgaatttctttttaccaatatttttatgcttatttattttagataatttattattgtatatataaaagtgta includes the following:
- the LOC108870912 gene encoding transcription repressor OFP12 — its product is MPRTMWKDFHLCFPTNLIKPSSEAATSSQEPNRPSILLINNFNHLYDDSTATGRGISKPIIEVIPPSSITTATTFTASTSTSTSTTGNSSSSSSLYESHNYGFAPEDSPPPDLTAVLATRRFFFSSPGRSNSITDSPDLRPRFEYKTSTTTTAATRLLTGGAAVKQCVQSPDPYNDFRRSMQEMLDAVTDAGDARRYEFLHELLLSYLSLNAEDTHKFIIRAFADVLVSLLSDGHRTN